The following proteins are encoded in a genomic region of Enoplosus armatus isolate fEnoArm2 chromosome 11, fEnoArm2.hap1, whole genome shotgun sequence:
- the hce2l2 gene encoding hatching enzyme 1.2: MERIILLCVVSTCLSSVHAQKFLFSPKWGPIGYKEREEHGDGTAMDEIIKTNEFQASRIIDGTTSLREGDIAVSSGRRSKVCFARSCLWSKSVDGHVYIAYRLSPEYSEMETKMIKKGMESVEKGTCVRFVPRTHQRDYIDIQSKSGCWSYLGARGGRQTVSLQSPDCLRTGVISHEFMHSLGFVHEQSRFDRDKYVTIMWPNIWRDRLRNFEKFKTDNLDLPYDYGSIMHFGMYAYSQDGEPTIIPKTGNSKDIKLGQASTLSHIDKLKINKLYKCGGKDDY, from the exons ATGGAGCGAATTATCCTCTTGTGTGTGGTTTCCACCTGTCTCTCGTCTGTACATGCACAG AAGTTTTTGTTCAGCCCAAAATGGGGCCCCATTGGCTATAAAG AGCGTGAAGAGCATGGTGACGGGACAGCAATGGatgaaatcattaaaactaATGAATTCCAAG CTTCCCGAATCATAGACGGCACTACCAGTCTCAGGGAGGGAGACATTGCTGTGTCCTCTGGAAGGCGCTCCAAAGTCTGCTTCGCTCGTAGCTGCCTCTGGTCTAAGTCAGTGGATGGACACGTCTACATTGCATATAGGCTCTCACCtgaatact CTGAAATGGAGACAAAGATGATAAAGAAAGGGATGGAAAGCGTAGAGAAAGGTACCTGCGTGCGGTTTGTTCCTCGGACTCACCAGCGAGACTACATCGACATCCAGTCAAAGTCTGG GTGTTGGTCCTACCTTGGTGCACGTGGTGGAAGACAGACCGTGTCTCTCCAGAGCCCTGACTGCCTCCGGACTGGAGTGATTTCCCATGAATTCATGCATTCCCTGGGCTTTGTGCACGAGCAGTCCCGCTTTGACCGGGACAAATATGTCACCATCATGTGGCCAAACATTTGGAGGG ATCGGTTGAGGAACTTTGAGAAATTCAAGACTGACAACTTGGACCTGCCATATGACTATGGCTCAATCATGCACTTTGGGAT GTATGCCTACTCTCAGGATGGGGAGCCAACCATCATTCCTAAGACCGGCAACAGCAAGGACATAAAGCTGGGCCAGGCATCGACTCTCAGCCACATTGACAAGCTGAAAATCAACAAGCTTTATAAGTGTG GTGGCAAGGATGACTACTAA
- the hce2l1 gene encoding high choriolytic enzyme 2 → MHSTMILLGILFGLLTQAYTLPVKNSTGVHEGKVRLKRKYSDEITERDEMNAMDQILEVNRRLRAPRGLSFREGDIATSYVRSAITCPGNACLWPKSVDGFVYVPFMLSPLYDDMERITIETGMQDISSGTCIKFVPRTHESSFLDIQPRYGCWSFLGQTGGSQTLSLQTPGCMWSGVAAHEFMHALGFVHEQSRSDRDHYVSIVWKNIMPDQIHNFRKQVTNNLNSPYDYNSVMHYGRYAFSEDGGPTIIPRPDPYIPIGQRDGPSALDLHKINVLYNCGVNE, encoded by the exons atgcaTTCTACCATGATCCTTCTGGGTATCTTGTTTGGCCTGCTGACCCAGGCGTACACTCTACCTGTTAAG AATTCTACGGGAGTACATGAGGGAAAAGTGaggttgaaaagaaaatattcag atGAAATTACAGAGCGTGATGAAATGAATGCAATGGACCAAATCCTGGAAGTCAATCGCA GGTTGCGAGCCCCCCGAGGACTGTCATTCAGAGAGGGAGATATTGCCACCTCATATGTACGGAGCGCCATAACGTGCCCTGGCAATGCCTGTCTGTGGCCTAAATCAGTTGACGGATTTGTTTATGTCCCCTTCATGCTCTCTCCGCTTTATG ACGACATGGAGAGAATCACCATAGAAACTGGGATGCAAGACATTTCCTCTGGAACGTGTATCAAATTTGTTCCACGCACTCATGAAAGCAGTTTCCTTGATATTCAGCCTAGATATGG CTGCTGGTCGTTTCTGGGGCAGACAGGAGGAAGCCAGACCCTGTCACTGCAGACTCCTGGGTGCATGTGGTCGGGAGTCGCTGCCCACGAGTTCATGCACGCCCTCGGCTTTGTACACGAGCAGTCTCGCTCGGACCGAGACCACTATGTCTCAATTGTATGGAAAAACATCATGCCAG ACCAAATTCATAACTTCAGGAAACAGGTGACGAACAATCTCAATAGTCCATATGACTACAACTCTGTCATGCACTATGGAAG ATATGCCTTCTCTGAAGATGGTGGACCAACAATAATCCCCAGACCAGATCCTTACATTCCCATTGGGCAGCGAGACGGACCAAGTGCTCTAGAtcttcacaaaataaatgtcctgtATAACTGTG GCGTCAACGAGTAA